Part of the Tachypleus tridentatus isolate NWPU-2018 unplaced genomic scaffold, ASM421037v1 Hic_cluster_2, whole genome shotgun sequence genome is shown below.
aaaatgtaTGTTTACATTCTGACCTTCCATCTTTTATACGTTATTTACTGTCGAAAACAGGGAATCAAACACTGCAGGCTCGGCATGGTCGGGTAGTTaagtcgctcgactcgtaatcctatggttacgggttcgaatccccgtcgcaccaaacaagcttgacctttcagctgtgggagcgttataatgttacggtctgttccattattcgttggtaaaggggtagcccaagagttggcggtggatggtgatgactagctgcatttcctctggtcttacactgctaaattagggacagatagtacagatagcccttgtgtggctttgcgcgaaattccaaaaacaaacaagtaagaaCACTCAAATAGTACAAAACTAATTATCTTCTTATTGTCTCTGGACTAATATAGCAGATAAAAAAAACAGCTTCTAGAATAAAATAAACGTAATAAAGACATGCAACTAAGCTGTGATGAAACGTGGAAAATGCAAGGTAAGGGttaaagtttatttgcaattCAAAAGTGATCACACAATTAATATTTCAGTGAAAAGACTTTTATTTTATCAGGTATTGTAACACTTTGTATAATACCTACATTACATGTATCGATGGaattatatgtttgatactttaacAACATTGGTGGAACtgtatgtttgatattttaacaacatTGTTGGAATTCTATAGTTGACATTTTTTATCatgatacattaaaattattgatagAATTCTGTGACAAAGACCTTACTTCCTTTTGATAAATAGTTCATCATAACTTGTCGCACGATATTTAATCGCTCTGAGATATCTAAAGAACGGAAAGGCTTACCATACAATTTCGGTattcataaagttgttttataagaAAAGTCGCGGTCTATTCCGTTTGGtttgtaataataacaacagttagtACCAAATATTGTTAATGGAATTCAGGTTTAATCAGCACTACGATGAAGCCCCAGCAACAAGGCCCGTCGTGTctaatatatttagtgttattttatgTCTCTGCCTAAACGATAGCGGATGAAAAAATCCCAAATTAACGATAGTTTGCGACTATTTTTGATTGGCTGAAAATACACAtcgatatttcaaattatatttaaatatatatatatatttctagtttGATTAGCAAGTGCTAACTCAGGTTATATTccccttttttaatttttctactaCGGTGGAATAGGACAAATGCATTTatagtggatttctcgtcatcaagaaaccaCGAGACTATACAATTGGTTTTCTGTGCTCTGGCCCCTATGAGTATCGAAATCCAAATTTTAACATCCTAAGCAAgtacaacggtaaatctacggatttacaacactaaaaccaggagtccgattcccctcgatgggctcagcagatagcatgttgtggctttactataaggaaaatacacacaaacactcaGTATGCCTGTACTTCATGTCACActaagtttcgatactcgtggtaggcagagcacagatagccaactgtgtagctttgtgtttaacttcaaacaaagaaatacgTATTGCCTGGTTATTTGTCATCAAATTAGACTCTTATAAGAAACCTTCAGTTTCCCTGTCATTGACTTAATAGTGtctttaaagatttgtttgtgtgtaaggTGTTATAAATCAATTTTCTAAACATGTTCTATTCATCCCTTTGACATTACTTTAAAGTCGCAAACTATTATCGTATTTTGAAATTACTCTGcacctctagtggcacagtggtatatctgcggacttacaacgctggaaattgggttttgatacacgtgttgagcagaacacatatagcccattgtgtatttttgtgcctGGCTACAAACAAACGACTAAAACAGTCTccactataattatttatttatttcatggtTCAGTAACTCTGTTTTAGTTTGGGGGTAtcgtttaaaacatttaaagcctAACTTAGTTATTTTAACGTGAAATAATTTCCAGACAATTATTCCCTTTGATATCTTTTCGATACCACtagatataataatgtttcataatatttattataaaacttttaagttttcctaaatatattcaaattctaCTATGCAGTTAGAAGTAGCCTTTGACttggcggtggtgactagctgcttttactCTAATtaatcacttcaaaagtaggtACAGTTTGCAATGACAaacctcgcgtagctttgcgcgaaatttaacaaacatatttaggggtaaaaaatatattatttgaatgaTCTGGTAATTTTTGCAGTAGAGACCAATCAGTTGTCCAACATAAGAAATTGCTATTGGCATTAACTTCAAGTTGACCTTAAAAAAACACTTAGGTAATGCATCATTACTGTAAATCATTCTAACATTaagctgtgagtgcgttataagagtaacagcgTATCCTTTATCGTGGATGGCATGTGAAAGGTGCATCTAATTGGATGTCTTCCTCctggtcaatagttcaaaatgTGGAACGGTGAAATATAGTCTTAGTAGTTCTGCTATAAATGCAAGATACGTAcggaaataaacattaaaagaagagaaatatattgtttattatataaacaagCGAAAACTAATTAACTAAGATGCTGcttttattcaaattaaattatacattgtttgtgataaattattattttgtttcactagTTGCAACTGAATTATATCAACTCTGTaactcagaacgactggtatgggtatgtACACTtatctcttcttatcaataaaagtgttaatacccacaccagccgttctgagatacattttttatttcaagtgggtttctcatcatcaaacATTATATCAattcttttgttatttcaaaatattattgattgtttattaattttaaatcataaaacagttctgtttcataaatttttaatCAAACGTTTGTAtgtaactaaacacaaaacaacacaatgggctatctgtgctcttcccaccacgacAATGGCAACCcttgtttagtattgtaagttcgcagacgtaGGTTAACGATTGATTGTTGAGAATATTATACATAATTTGGTCCTTATTTCAAATAGACCTCttaacagtttttttcttttttcaggttTCAACAGCTATAATAAACGAAATCCTCCTTTCTGATACTGCACTAAGCCTGCTTTATTTCTTCCTGAGTTTTACTTCCACATAATGTCCTCTCAAATGATATTTCCCACAGACTGCACGAGGAGCAATCGACGGCTTACATATGCTAATTGTTCGTCATACAGTACAGACTGCTTTCTTTCTAATTGTAGTAATACATTCTGGACCAGTGCCAACCACACACTTGTCGTTTCAAACTTCACCGAAACAGCGATTGGAGTAGACGAAAAACTCGAAGAATTTCGAGAACAGAGTCGTTTCTGGATTCAGCGAGTTCTGGTTCCTGTCATCCTTATTGTTGGTCTAATTGGAAATACCATAACGATAGTTATACTGACCAGACGGCGCATGCGTTCCTCTACCAATAATTACTTAGCAGCTCTAGCTATCTTTgatatgttatatttaatgtgCGTTTTTGGTCTGTCTCTGTCTCATTATCCAGGGATACAGAGTCCAAGTTACGTTGTATATTGGCACATTCGGCCCTTTGCTATTATGTTAACAGACGCTTGTAGCAATACATCAGTTTGGCTAACAGTGACCTTTACGATAGAGAGGTACATTGCAGTTTGTCACCCAATCAAAGGAAAAGTATATTGTACAGAGTCTAGAGCAAAGAAAGTCATTGCCTTTGTTTCCCTGATCTGTTTTTTCTTAACCTTGCCAACTCCATTTGAGTGGACCGTCATTGAAATCACAGATATGGATACAAATAAAACTATGATGACTATGGATTTTTCGGACTTTGGAAATAACCACCTCTACAAAACAGTGTACTATACCATGACGgccattttgttcatctttgtCCCACTTTTTCTTCTTGCCATATTCAATTCCTTCCTCATCAGGTCGGTTCACCTTTCTAAGATACAACGGGACACCATGACACATCACAGAGAGTCAAGAGATTCTCtccaacaggaaaataaaattacaatcatGTTGATTGCTGTAGTTGTCTTATTTTTTGTCTGTCAGCTTCCAACCGCAGCAATATTAGTCTATACATCCTTACATACCGTTCCTCCTCATACCAACAAAGAGGCTCTTCTTCTGGGACTAGGTAACATCTTCAACTTTTTGGTGTGTATCAATGCAGCTGGAAACTTCGTCTTGTATTGTTTATTCAGTCAAAAATATCGACGGACTTTTCTTCAGACATTCTGTCCGTGCATCAAGAGCAAGTTGGTCCGTTTACAGTCCGTGTACCAGAGATCCGCGTATAGTAACGTGGACGACAGCTTGCGGTCATCTAGAACCAATGTGGTTCGTCGATCGACACTCAACAGAGTTAGCAAGCCATCGTGTTCTGGAAACTTTCGAGAATCTGAAACTAGCAGGCGTGAATGTCTGGACATTACTGACTGTCACAGCTCTATTGTTCTTCCTCTGACCCACGTGTCCAGTCATCATGATGAAGAGGAAAGATCCATAGTGAGAAAACATACAAAATTTCCCTCGATTTTTAGTAGTCAGTGGAAGCAGATGTTGGGTAAAAAAAAAGAGTGTGGTCAGATAAAAAACGTGACCTATCAGGAAGAAAACGAAACAGCAATCATAACTAACCCTAAATGTATGCTTACTATAAACGTTCATTCGACAGTATAAGTTTTTGATGTGTTTATCCTCTtcgaaattattattttcttcgaTATAATACTGTCTTCTTGTCAGAAAAATTAGAAGAACCAGTTTGGAATATGTTGTATTCTGAAGTGTCAGGTCTCATGTAAATATGTTGTTAACAAATGTACTTATCTTACTTCCACTGCAAGATCTTTAGCccttaataaataatttagaaaacttATTCGTGATTCACTAACACTAACTTTTAAAGTGACTACAATATTTCTATCTACTGTATGGTTAGATTTCTTATTCTATTTTAACAGGGATGGcgaaaaaaattcttttgaagtTTTGGTGTTATTATTACGTGGTAAACCTCAAGAGGCTATTTAAAACAGGCGAAGAACTACTCATTCGaaaagtaaaagtgaaatattttaatccaATACTTCAAGCGTGAGTTTCAGGAGCTATTAGATCTCTCAATTCTTGGAGAACATCATCCACAAGTCAGTGTTAACATCAAAGTTGTTGCACAGATGTTGCAAAATATTAAACTAGTgagaagtttaatatatttaatataccgAGACTCACTGTTGTGAGAACTGAAAAACAAGAACAGCTAATAAGCCACCCCTATTGAGAAAGTGTTTATGTTCAGGAAGGAACACTCAAAACActtgttaacagttattattttgtGGTATTCAAAGCACAGAACAGGACTTGATAAGAACAGGATTGGTGCGAGACAACAATTTAAGTGCTAGAAATGTGCCCATCCACCAGCAGCCAATAAAATTGATGGTAAGTGTGTTAAGTAATGAAATGTACATAAAATCaagaaatgttattgttattcatgactctaaagtgttttaattgtaacaaataacacaatataaagtACAAAGAATTTATCCAACTTAGTAATTGGGACAAAAAATGTTCGGGTGAAACGTCATCTTTCTTTGTCAGTTTTCTTCCTCCAACTCATTATGAccaattttcttcttctttatattttggttttcacTGTTTGGCTACTGCTCCATCTTTTGTCAGAATTCCATTCTCAACTTTTTTACAACTTACCTTCCACTCACTATTTCTCTGCAACTTACTTCCTACTTCCTATTTCTTTAGAACTTATTTCCCacttcagtgatgacgagaaacccacttgttgagaaatttatatgcaaaaacggctcgtttgggctgagaaaacactttacatagaagagcgaacaacgtttcgaccttcttctttgtgaacctgacgatgaccgaagaaggtcgaaacgttgttcgctcttctatgtaaagtgttttctcagcccaaacgagccgtttttgcatataaattatttcCCACTTTCTTATTTCTCTTCATCTTTACTTCCTACTTCCTATTTCTCTATAACTTACTTCCAACTCCTTATCCCTCTACAACTTACTTTCCATTTCCTACTTCTCTACAACTTTACTTCCCACTTCCTATTTCTCAACAACTTACTTCCTGCTCATGTTCCCCATTGTACTTCCTATGTCTTGTTTTGCTCTTTCTCTTCTTGTCTTTTCCTTAAATTGTCCTTCCTTACAcatttgtattaaacatttttatggctgtttaatgtgtaaaacagagttaaaattgaaacattaagaacaatattttgtttaaatatgctTTCAAGGTCCTTCAAGAAATACAGTCTTATTCAATTTAACTCCGACCTCTTCCTCTGTCCTTCATATTAactacttattatttaaatatggaCAGAGAGCCATATTGAGCTTGCCCCGTTGGGGTACCTTTCACCATTAATCTCTACAATAAGGTTGACAGGGTTAAACATAATAGGGTATAATACTTAAATTTCTTTCgtcattatttctaaatatacaaatGGTGTTGAACGTCTTACTAATGTTATAACGAATTGATTTGAAACTACACATGTGAATAGTATACGGAAACGTAAGTCTCGCGCTGGAAACCTTAATTTGAAACCATTTTTATGAAAGACGAgtgtaaataattattcataattcGACCATAAAGTTGAAAGTTTTAGGTAAAGAAATTAGATATTTTggattaaacaaaattactttcaaatagaatgttttttttactatttaccCAATAATCAGAAAAGAAAATACTAAGTGAAATGGTTTAGTGTTTTACTAACCATAGCTAATAAAATCAATACGGAAATAATTTTGGGTGTTCAATAAATGAAAGATTAGTTTTTTTACTATCCCAATAAACCTCGTTTTGACAAAAGAAACATTAACGTAATCATTTGTTTCCATACTTTTatcacttcatattttaaatttttcataactGACAAGACAAATTACATAGATAATACTTAAGAGAGATATTTTCCTCGCTCGTACAGTGATAAgtatacaaatttacaacgccaaaatcaggggttcgattcttctcggtgggctcagcatataacctgatgtggctttgttataagaaaacatacacacactaagagagataaagaaatattatggGATCTATATTCAAAAAGGTTTTTCCAGAACCTAATAAAAGAAAAACGTCGTTCCGGaatgcaaataataatttattaacttataatttataataatttattgacttatagtttaaaacatatttagttttatcatttataacaggctatatatacacatacacacctcTTGTCTGAAATCCAAAAAAGGAAAAGCATCGAGTAACCCTAATATAGAATATAtgaaacaactgtttgttttcagaagttaagaaaatattcaaagtGATTTGAATGGTTCActactttctgaaaaaaaaagaaaatatttaaagtttaagcAACCGGactttcatatttattcttcTCTTATCCATTGGATTTCCAATTTTGTCACAGCTTTTCCCAAATTCAATATTAACAGTCCACTCTTCTTATGTGACACGCCACCTATCCACTTGATATTCAGTCCTCTCAGTCAGCTGATGGTGAGTCACAATAGACTATAGAGctcataataataaagaaacagctTCAGAAATATTGAAGCTTATTGGAATATAGTTGCTTTATTGGTATTAGTCCTAACAAAATAAATGCAGTTCGTTTTCAATAAAGATTCTCTACACTATTCAATCCTAGCTAAATTTACATCTTAGACAAACTTGTATATTGTAGTCTTAGACAAACTTATATGACTTTTGTTAGGTGGAAAACTTCACTTGAGAGAAAGATTCCAGTTTTTTTGTGATGTTAAAGGATGTAGACTAAACTTAGGTAACGAACTCAGTACCAAAATCGATGGAAAACTACAGTTTCGAACAGTATCTACTTTTCGAAACCCAGCTGGATTATAGAAGCTGTCAACCAATGGAGCGTTATGTACACGGACAACtccaaattatatttacaaataaaagactgcagtgttttttgtttttttgtgtgtatatatatatatataaattagactATATCAATAACTTATTTAGAATAATTTCGAAAACGAATAAACCTTGCCACCTGTCAGAAACTAGAGGAACTATTGCtaattttgtttacaatattatataagttatatatattacactaatatatgatatttttaatgtaactgtCCGTCttggttttttatttaaaaactacttttaacagattttaagagatataaacattaattttgatctCACGCTTACAAAGaacagaaaaatgttaatataatggCAAACCATATCAGCAAATATTGAGTAGCATACGTAATAACAGTGTTATTTCTAAAAAACTAAATaggtttcattgttatatatctaTAATcccagtttctttgtttgttttttaatttcgcgcaaagttactcgagtgctatctgcgctaacagttcctaatttagcagtgtaagactagagggaaggcagctagtcatcaccacccaccgccgactcttagactactcttttaccaacgaatagtgggattgaccgtcacattatgacgcccccccacggcttaaagagtgagcatgtttggtgtgacgaggattcgaacctgtgaccctcagattacgagtcgagtgccttaaccacctggtggACATGCAAGGCcctcaaatagcctgaaactgagtagaatgataatttaaactttgatgttaaataaatgtcattatctaTCGGATTTATAATGTTTGAtgacaagattgatacatacaattttatatatttttaatacaaacaataaaacaaataatgaccTATGTACAAACgttcacaaacaatattgagtcttccaTGTAGTCTGgaactctgagggtcgcgggtttgaatctctgtcgtaccaaacatgctcgcccttacagccgtggaggtgttataatgtttcggtcaatcccactattcgttggtaaaagagtaacccaagagtcggcggtggatagtgatgactagctcccttccttctagtcttacactgcaaaattagggacggctagcgcagataaccctcgtgtagctttgtgcgaaaatcaaatCATAGTGGTTTGGAGAGGTTGCTGGTTTGAATAATCTGGAACTGGAATGTTGTCCTAATTAACTATGATAGTATACGCATAATAAATTCGACACAGAACCTACAGACAGCAATTAACTTGTGATATTATTAGTTGGCGGTGTCACCTGGAAagtgatgttttaaatatattgacagcagaaaattaaataatttatttaaattaaacttcaAGAATTTGTCATTAAAGGTAATGCCTGAAACAAAAAGTTAGCTAATTTTCTTAGAATGTTATACTTAAAACATTCGACTTCAATACTTCCGATGTTTAGTTTACAGAACTTTTATTCTAAAGTATAGCAAACTTTTTTTATAAAGGCAAAAATCATACAGACTAAAGCGGATTCTTTAATTATCGAATTATAATACTTGTTTGTAATTCAATACACTCTAGCCCTCGTAGACCATTAATTTAATGCAACTGGTAAAGAACCATCTACTACGTCAATAAATCTCAAGGTTCACCACCGGGGTATGATGGGATACCCGGAACAAGTCGTTGCCAGTAAAAAGGAAGACATAATGAAACCTATGAAGATCAAAGGAAGTTGAgatgtgtgaaaataaaaatagtttgatgTCACCACATATCGAACTAAACTAATGTCAGTGGAAACTGAGGCAAGTAGGAGACAATGGGAAGTTGAAATAAGTAAACACAGGTGAAATGTAAAGTCATTTAAGATTTTGGTGAGCGAACGTTAGAGAAATGCTAAATAGGTTGATGACAATGAAAGGATAAACCAATACTTATGAAGTCAGGACATGCAGCAGCAACATATAAACTGCCGACGCACAGCTCTGGCTACAAACAACGAATTAACATCCATCATACATTCAGATTAATTAATTGTAACACAAGAGTACgatatataaattcaaaatactGAAAAAGTTTTAAGAATGTGGGGACACTGTCCCATGTTTGTTAACTATTGAAGACTCTGTCTtttgtatcaggtcatcctttaagtaatgtccgattttggttcagaaaaagagaaaggatttcaaatgctgttaatgttatttaatcagtaatgtatattccattattattaattacttcctgccaacgatttatcacaagcttctgaatgtcacttttataaaattattggggtttggaaaaaaataatctagagagggtagttttgacatcttcatgtgttccaagctcttttccatcaagatagttccgCAAATTTTGGAatggatgataatcagatgaagtAAGGTCTGGTGAacaaggaggatgtggaagtttttcccagtctagctcttcaatctttgcagatgtgatccttgctctATAGGgacgtgcattatcctggtgtaacacaacccattatcctggtgtaacacaacatctttacgattgatcgtagcaggcctcttttctttcagtgcaacattcaagcgatctagcaatagaagtctgatgtattcgctacattgagtggcagcaattcaaagtggattacaccaacaatatcccaccaaccGCTTAACAATACTTTCCTAGGATggaagtccattttgggctgtgctttagccagtttacctgcactgagtcattgtctgcagcgcttaacaattttataatatatccattttttcatctccagtcactaacctgtccaaaacagGTGAGTTATGTTAacgaagtgcaaatgtccactcttactCTAAAGTTGGTTTCtgggggacccattttctaagttttgacacctttccaagctatTGCAGATGACAATGAACTGTCgaatggattgaattaagcttctgtgctagttcttcaactgttacggCACGATCTTCAACAAGTGCAgccaacagcaagtcatcattaaactcaaaaGGATGACCTGAACGTCAGACATATCTATCTTCATAAGggttaatttgattaatgatttgaaaaagtgtagttgggttagtttcttttatttgtctgaacatttttatacacgtaatactccatattttagtcattaaagtcttttacaaagacagaaatgacaatgcactttctgtattaaatactcGCACGTGTCTTATGGTACGACCTGATATATTAACTGTTAAGAATATAATGTTACTGTCCTtcgtaaattaaatgttaaaagcgTAGGGACAGTGTCTCTTGTAAGTTAACTGTTAAGGATATAGGGACAATGTTCTTTGTAAATTAACTGTTAAGGATATAAGGTAACTGTCCTtcgtaaattaaatgttaaagatGTAGGAACAATGTTCTTTGTAAGTTAATTGTCAAGGATATAAGGTCAGTGTCCATTGTAAGTTAAATGTTAAAGATGTAGGGACAACGTCCTTTGTAAACTGTGTGTTAAGGATGTAATTTAACTGTTAAATACGTAGGGTcagtgtattttgtaaattaataccACTTTTACTCTTTCAGAGATTTCGGTATCTACGAAAGTCTCTGAACTCTCATGTCctacatattattaacatatattcaGTTTCTATGATACACTATAAACTTACACCTTCCGGCTTATTATGTATCTGTGTGTTATGAGCCCCTACTAAAGGAATTAATGTTGTGTAAATAAGTTGAGCTATTTGAAAGCTGTTTAGATTATAGAAACTTGACTATACTAAACATtgctataagtttgtttgtttgtttagaattaagcacaaagctacacaataggctctctgtactctgttcaccacgagtatcgaaacccagtttctagtagtgTTAGTCCTCAGctatcccgctgtgccactgggggtcaaATTCAGCtgactaacgtctgaagttataTTTCCCTAATGTTtgtcaaattataaataatctaAACTAATTCCCTGTttgcattttctttaaaaaaaaaaaaaaggaaaaactttTTTTCTCTGGAAAAGTAGAAACTAGTATCGGGTTACaacatctattgttaaacttaccaaactaccatgtatccaacccaaaatacagcatctattgttaaacttaccaaactaccatgtatccaacccaaaatacagcatctattgttaaacttaccaaactaccatgtatccaacccaaaatacagcatctattgttaaacttaccaaactaccatgtatccaacccaaaatacagcatctattgttaaacttaccaaactaccatgtatccaacccaaaatacaacatctattgttaaacttaccaaactaccatgtatccaacccaaaatacagcatctattgttaaacttaccaaactaccatgtatccaacccaaaatacagcatctattgttaaacttaccaaactaccatgtatccaacccaaaatacaacatctattgttaaacttaccaaacaaCCAATAATCCAacccaaaatacagcatctattgttaaacttaccaaactaccatgtatccaacccaaaatacagcatctattgttaaacttaccaaactaccatgtatccaacccaaaatacaacatctattgttaaacttaccaaactaccatgtatccaacccaaaatacagcatctattgttaaacttaccaaactaccatgtatccaacccaaaatacagcatctattgttaaacttaccaaactaccatgtatccaacccaaaat
Proteins encoded:
- the LOC143242787 gene encoding thyrotropin-releasing hormone receptor-like, which produces MSSQMIFPTDCTRSNRRLTYANCSSYSTDCFLSNCSNTFWTSANHTLVVSNFTETAIGVDEKLEEFREQSRFWIQRVLVPVILIVGLIGNTITIVILTRRRMRSSTNNYLAALAIFDMLYLMCVFGLSLSHYPGIQSPSYVVYWHIRPFAIMLTDACSNTSVWLTVTFTIERYIAVCHPIKGKVYCTESRAKKVIAFVSLICFFLTLPTPFEWTVIEITDMDTNKTMMTMDFSDFGNNHLYKTVYYTMTAILFIFVPLFLLAIFNSFLIRSVHLSKIQRDTMTHHRESRDSLQQENKITIMLIAVVVLFFVCQLPTAAILVYTSLHTVPPHTNKEALLLGLGNIFNFLVCINAAGNFVLYCLFSQKYRRTFLQTFCPCIKSKLVRLQSVYQRSAYSNVDDSLRSSRTNVVRRSTLNRVSKPSCSGNFRESETSRRECLDITDCHSSIVLPLTHVSSHHDEEERSIVRKHTKFPSIFSSQWKQMLGKKKECGQIKNVTYQEENETAIITNPKCMLTINVHSTV